The Bradyrhizobium ottawaense genome window below encodes:
- a CDS encoding ABC transporter ATP-binding protein — protein MTENDKASSRPTVAERSSSAAIAVEHLVKIYKQTRAVDDISFSLPRGSITGLLGGNGAGKTTTIAMIMGLVLPTSGRVQVLGHRMPEESASVLGRMNFESPYVDMPMRLTVRQNLTVFGKLYAVKNLAGRIAELADDLDLTEFIDRANGKLSAGQKTRVALAKALINRPELLLLDEPTASLDPDTADWVRAHLERYRKDNNATILLASHNMLEVERLCDRVIIMKRGRIEDDDTPEAIMARYNRTTLEEVFLDVARGRVNGAKEAAR, from the coding sequence ATGACCGAGAATGACAAGGCTTCAAGTCGGCCGACTGTCGCGGAGCGCAGCTCGTCCGCGGCGATCGCGGTCGAGCACCTCGTCAAAATCTATAAGCAGACCCGAGCGGTCGACGACATCTCCTTTTCGTTGCCGCGTGGCAGCATCACCGGACTTCTGGGCGGCAACGGCGCCGGCAAGACCACGACCATCGCAATGATCATGGGCCTTGTGCTGCCGACCTCCGGCCGCGTGCAGGTGCTCGGACATCGGATGCCCGAGGAGAGTGCTTCCGTGCTGGGGCGGATGAATTTCGAGAGCCCCTATGTCGACATGCCGATGCGGCTCACGGTGCGGCAGAATCTCACCGTGTTCGGCAAGCTCTATGCGGTGAAGAACCTCGCCGGCCGCATCGCCGAGCTCGCGGACGATCTCGATCTCACCGAATTCATCGACCGCGCCAACGGCAAGCTGTCGGCCGGGCAGAAGACCCGCGTCGCGCTCGCCAAAGCGCTGATCAACCGGCCCGAGCTGCTGCTGCTGGACGAGCCGACCGCCTCGCTCGATCCGGATACCGCCGACTGGGTGCGGGCGCACCTGGAGCGTTATCGCAAGGACAACAACGCCACGATCCTTTTGGCTTCGCACAACATGCTCGAGGTCGAGCGGCTCTGCGACCGCGTCATCATCATGAAGCGCGGTCGCATCGAGGACGACGATACGCCTGAGGCGATCATGGCGCGCTACAATCGCACCACGCTGGAGGAGGTGTTTCTGGACGTCGCGCGCGGCCGGGTGAACGGTGCGAAGGAGGCGGCGAGGTGA
- a CDS encoding ActS/PrrB/RegB family redox-sensitive histidine kinase, whose amino-acid sequence MTEIAASDFRHAQRHIRLDTILRLRWLAVLGQLAAIFIVAQGLEFNVEIVPCVSIIALSAALNLALQTVSNPLQRLEPMQAAGLLALNIVELAGLLYFTGGLQNPFSFLFLAPVLISATALPARFTFGLGVLAVACASVLFFFHLPLPWDSDDPLVLPPIYLVGVWLSIVLAIGVTSLYSFQVTEEARKLADALAATELVLTREQHLTQLDGLAAAAAHELGTPLATIFLISRELEKTVKDASFAADLKTLREQTQRCRDILSKITQLSSTGAPFDRMKLSELIEEVVAPHRDFGVEIKVRIAVAAVSEPVGSRNPAILYGVGNIVENAVDFAHTTVEVNAWWNKDTIELLISDDGPGIPPDILNRIGEPYLSRRRTTDEGSGERRGLGLGVFIARTLLERTGAKVSFTNRIFPEHGAVVQITWPRQRFEAIESLEETIG is encoded by the coding sequence ATGACTGAAATTGCTGCTTCCGACTTTCGCCACGCGCAGCGGCATATCCGCCTGGACACGATCCTGCGGCTGCGTTGGCTGGCGGTGCTGGGCCAGCTCGCCGCGATCTTCATCGTGGCGCAGGGGTTGGAATTCAACGTCGAGATCGTCCCCTGCGTCAGCATCATCGCCTTGTCGGCCGCGCTCAATCTGGCGCTCCAGACCGTGTCCAATCCGCTGCAGCGGCTGGAGCCGATGCAGGCGGCCGGACTGCTCGCGCTGAACATCGTGGAGCTGGCCGGTCTGCTGTACTTCACCGGCGGACTGCAGAACCCGTTCTCGTTCCTCTTCCTCGCGCCGGTGCTGATCTCGGCCACGGCGCTGCCGGCGCGCTTCACCTTCGGCCTCGGTGTGCTTGCGGTAGCCTGCGCCTCGGTCCTGTTCTTCTTCCATTTGCCGCTGCCCTGGGATTCCGATGATCCCCTGGTGCTGCCGCCGATCTACCTCGTCGGCGTCTGGCTCTCGATCGTGCTCGCGATCGGCGTCACCAGCCTCTACTCGTTCCAGGTGACCGAGGAGGCGCGCAAGCTTGCGGACGCGCTGGCCGCGACCGAGCTGGTGCTGACGCGCGAGCAGCATCTGACGCAGCTCGACGGCCTCGCAGCCGCGGCCGCGCACGAGCTCGGCACGCCGCTCGCGACGATCTTTTTGATCTCGCGCGAGCTGGAAAAGACGGTGAAGGACGCCAGCTTTGCCGCCGACCTGAAGACGCTGCGCGAGCAGACCCAGCGCTGCCGCGACATCTTGAGCAAGATCACCCAGCTCTCCTCCACCGGCGCGCCGTTCGACCGCATGAAGCTGTCGGAGCTGATCGAGGAGGTGGTGGCCCCGCACCGCGATTTCGGCGTCGAGATCAAGGTGCGGATCGCGGTCGCCGCCGTGTCCGAGCCGGTCGGCTCGCGCAATCCGGCGATCCTCTACGGCGTCGGCAACATCGTCGAGAACGCGGTCGATTTCGCCCATACCACCGTCGAGGTGAACGCGTGGTGGAACAAGGACACGATCGAGCTTCTGATCTCCGACGACGGCCCAGGCATTCCGCCCGACATCCTGAACCGGATCGGCGAGCCCTATCTGTCGCGGCGACGAACCACGGATGAGGGCAGCGGTGAGCGACGCGGTCTCGGATTGGGCGTGTTCATCGCGCGCACGTTGCTGGAACGCACCGGCGCCAAGGTCTCGTTTACCAACCGGATCTTTCCGGAACACGGCGCGGTGGTGCAGATCACATGGCCGCGACAGCGTTTTGAGGCTATCGAGAGCCTCGAAGAAACAATAGGATAG
- a CDS encoding ActR/PrrA/RegA family redox response regulator transcription factor, translating to MNAIAELNEQTDRSLLIVEDDKPFLERLSRAMETRGFSVTSCDTVSDGLAQIGKAAPAFAVVDLRLGDGNGLDVVSALKKKRPDARAIVLTGYGNIATAVTAVKMGAIDYLSKPADADDVVAALLSTSAEKSELPTNPMSADRVRWEHIQRIYEMCNRNVSETARRLNMHRRTLQRILAKRAPR from the coding sequence TTGAACGCCATCGCCGAACTGAACGAACAGACCGACCGCTCGCTGCTCATCGTGGAGGACGACAAGCCGTTCCTGGAGCGGTTGTCGCGCGCCATGGAGACGCGCGGCTTCTCGGTGACGTCATGCGACACCGTCTCGGATGGTCTTGCGCAGATCGGCAAGGCAGCGCCGGCATTCGCCGTGGTGGACTTGCGGCTCGGCGACGGCAACGGCCTTGACGTGGTCTCGGCGCTGAAGAAGAAGCGCCCGGATGCGCGCGCGATCGTGCTGACCGGCTATGGCAACATCGCCACCGCCGTCACCGCGGTGAAGATGGGCGCGATCGATTATCTCTCCAAGCCGGCGGATGCCGACGACGTCGTCGCGGCGCTGCTGTCGACCAGCGCGGAGAAATCCGAGCTGCCGACCAACCCGATGTCCGCCGACCGCGTACGCTGGGAGCACATCCAGCGCATCTACGAGATGTGCAACCGCAACGTCTCGGAGACGGCGCGCAGGCTGAACATGCACCGCAGGACGTTGCAGCGCATTCTGGCCAAGCGCGCGCCGAGGTAG
- a CDS encoding MmcB family DNA repair protein yields MDNPARNIALVPPPDRRQSETALAVARGTARLLRSLGFTCISELPLPSGRRADLVALNERGEIWIVEIKSSVEDLRADQKWHEYRAHCDRLFFAFTQDLPCEIFPEGTGLIIADAYGAHLHCEAPEHKLAAATRKQMTVRFGMAAALRINRLVDPQGHAEFWE; encoded by the coding sequence ATGGACAATCCCGCCCGCAACATCGCCCTCGTGCCGCCGCCTGATCGCCGCCAGTCGGAGACGGCGCTCGCGGTCGCGCGGGGCACCGCGCGGCTGCTGCGTTCGCTCGGCTTTACCTGCATCAGCGAATTGCCGCTGCCCTCGGGCCGGCGCGCCGATCTCGTGGCGCTGAACGAGCGCGGCGAGATCTGGATCGTCGAGATCAAATCGTCGGTGGAGGATCTGCGCGCCGACCAGAAATGGCACGAGTACCGCGCCCATTGCGACCGGCTGTTCTTCGCCTTCACTCAGGACCTGCCGTGCGAGATCTTTCCGGAAGGCACCGGCCTGATCATCGCCGACGCCTATGGCGCGCACCTGCATTGCGAAGCGCCCGAGCACAAGCTCGCTGCGGCCACGCGCAAGCAGATGACGGTGCGGTTTGGAATGGCGGCGGCGCTTCGGATCAACCGGCTGGTCGACCCGCAAGGGCATGCGGAATTTTGGGAGTAG
- a CDS encoding alpha-amylase family protein, whose product MIDDLWYKNGVIYCLSVGSYMDANGDGVGDFKGLLRRLDYLHGLGITTIWLMPFQTSPGRDDGYDIADYYSVDARYGTLGDFVEFAHGCKQRGIRIIIDLVVNHTSDQHHWFKEARRDKNSPYRDWYVWSDKKPAGADKGMVFPGVQKTTWTRDKEAGAYYFHRFYDFQPDLNTSNPHVQAEILKIMGFWIQLGVSGFRMDAVPFVIATKGAKVKKPVEQYDMLRAFREFLQWRQGDAIILAEANVLPKTDMEYFGRDADRMHMMFNFHVNQHLFYALASADSRPLAKALKATKPRPATAQWGLFLRNHDELDLGRLTKAQRDSVFRNFGPDKDMQLYDRGIRRRLAPMLGGDRRRLELAYSLMCTLPGTPVIRYGDEIAMGDDLSLPERNCARTPMQWSTEPHGGFTKSNRPACPVIDKGPYGYPHVNVAKQRRDPNSMLNWTERIVRMRKEVPEIGWGDFTIIPVRDPAVFIMRYDWRNNSVLFVHNLDEKPREIAFSAGLPDEAGAHLINLLAEDHSHADKRGQHRIVLEPYGYRWYRVGGLDYLLKRSDIDGDTVRGKKHPG is encoded by the coding sequence ATGATCGACGATCTCTGGTACAAGAACGGCGTGATCTACTGCCTTTCCGTCGGCTCCTATATGGACGCCAACGGTGACGGCGTCGGCGACTTCAAGGGCCTGCTCCGCCGGCTCGACTATCTGCATGGCCTCGGCATCACCACGATCTGGCTGATGCCGTTCCAGACCTCGCCCGGCCGCGACGACGGCTACGACATCGCCGACTATTACAGCGTGGATGCGCGTTACGGCACGCTCGGCGATTTCGTCGAGTTCGCCCACGGCTGCAAGCAGCGCGGCATCCGCATCATCATCGACCTCGTCGTCAACCACACCTCGGATCAGCATCACTGGTTCAAGGAGGCGCGGCGCGACAAGAACTCGCCCTACCGCGACTGGTATGTGTGGTCCGACAAGAAGCCGGCCGGTGCCGACAAGGGCATGGTGTTTCCCGGCGTGCAGAAAACGACCTGGACGCGCGACAAGGAAGCGGGCGCGTATTACTTCCACCGCTTCTACGATTTCCAGCCCGACCTCAACACCTCGAACCCGCATGTGCAGGCCGAGATCCTGAAGATCATGGGGTTCTGGATCCAGCTCGGCGTCTCCGGCTTCCGCATGGACGCCGTGCCCTTCGTGATCGCGACCAAGGGTGCGAAGGTGAAGAAGCCGGTCGAGCAGTACGACATGCTGCGCGCATTCCGCGAATTCCTGCAATGGCGGCAGGGCGACGCCATCATCCTCGCCGAAGCCAATGTGCTGCCGAAGACGGACATGGAATATTTCGGCCGCGACGCCGACCGCATGCACATGATGTTCAACTTCCACGTCAACCAGCACCTGTTCTATGCGCTGGCATCCGCAGATTCGCGGCCGCTGGCGAAGGCGTTGAAGGCGACCAAGCCGCGGCCGGCGACCGCGCAATGGGGCCTGTTCCTGCGCAATCACGACGAGCTCGACCTGGGGCGGCTGACCAAGGCGCAGCGCGACTCCGTGTTCAGGAATTTCGGTCCCGACAAGGACATGCAGCTCTACGACCGCGGCATCAGGCGGCGCCTCGCGCCGATGCTGGGCGGCGATCGCCGGCGGCTCGAACTCGCCTACAGCCTGATGTGCACGCTGCCCGGAACGCCCGTGATCCGCTATGGCGACGAGATCGCGATGGGCGACGATCTCTCACTGCCGGAACGCAATTGCGCGCGCACGCCGATGCAATGGTCGACCGAGCCGCATGGCGGCTTCACCAAGAGCAACAGGCCGGCCTGCCCTGTGATCGACAAGGGGCCTTACGGCTATCCCCACGTCAACGTCGCCAAGCAGCGGCGCGATCCCAACTCCATGCTGAACTGGACCGAGCGCATCGTCCGTATGCGCAAGGAGGTGCCTGAAATCGGCTGGGGCGACTTCACGATCATTCCGGTGCGCGATCCCGCCGTGTTCATCATGCGCTACGACTGGCGCAACAATTCGGTGCTGTTCGTGCATAATCTCGACGAGAAGCCGCGCGAGATCGCGTTCTCGGCCGGGCTGCCGGACGAGGCCGGCGCGCACCTGATCAATCTGCTCGCGGAGGACCACAGCCACGCCGACAAGCGCGGCCAGCACCGGATCGTGCTGGAGCCGTATGGGTATCGCTGGTACCGCGTCGGCGGGCTGGATTATCTGCTGAAGCGGAGCGATATCGACGGGGATACGGTGAGAGGGAAGAAGCATCCGGGGTAG
- a CDS encoding alpha-amylase family glycosyl hydrolase, translating into MAQSDSNWWRDGIFYQVYPRSFQDSDGDGVGDLAGILQRLPYVKSLGVDAIWLSPIFPSPMEDFGYDISDYTGIEPLFGTMADFDALITAAHDNGLKLILDLVPNHTSDQHAWFVESRASRDNPKRDWYIWRDPAPDGGVPNNWLSEFGGSAWQFDETTGQYYYHAFLAQQPDLNWRNPDVRAAIYDVMRFWLDKGVDGFRVDVIWHLIKDAEFRDNPPNPHYVEGRPPNERIMTQYSTDQPEVHDVIAEMRRVTDEFEARVLIGEIYLPLHRLMAYYGNDLTGAQMPFNFALLLTFWSARSIETIIEDYEKALPRGAWPNWVLGNHDRPRVASRVGPEQARVAAMLLLTLRGTPTLYYGDEIGMHQVAIAPEDVRDPFEKNVPGIGVGRDGCRTPMQWDATEFAGFSAARPWLPLPAHYVRDNVVNLEADARSILSLYRRLITLRKSSRPLVAGDYHPIAAQGDLLIYRREAEGQAVIVALNLGPDPVAVTTSAIRFGSSILLSTFLDREDERIEGVLDLRGNEGVVVAPP; encoded by the coding sequence ATGGCTCAGAGCGATAGCAACTGGTGGCGCGACGGCATCTTCTATCAGGTCTACCCGCGCTCCTTTCAGGACTCAGATGGTGACGGCGTCGGCGATCTCGCCGGCATTTTGCAGCGGTTGCCTTACGTCAAATCGCTCGGCGTCGATGCGATCTGGCTGTCGCCGATCTTTCCCTCGCCGATGGAGGATTTCGGCTACGACATCTCCGACTATACCGGCATCGAGCCGCTGTTCGGCACGATGGCCGATTTCGATGCGCTGATCACGGCCGCCCACGACAACGGCCTGAAACTGATCCTCGACCTCGTGCCGAACCACACCTCCGATCAGCATGCCTGGTTCGTCGAGAGCCGCGCCTCGCGCGACAATCCCAAGCGAGACTGGTACATCTGGCGCGATCCGGCACCCGACGGCGGGGTGCCGAACAACTGGCTGTCCGAGTTCGGCGGCAGCGCGTGGCAGTTCGATGAGACCACGGGGCAATATTACTACCATGCCTTTCTCGCCCAGCAGCCGGACCTGAACTGGCGCAATCCGGACGTCCGTGCCGCGATCTACGACGTGATGCGGTTCTGGCTCGACAAGGGCGTCGACGGCTTTCGCGTCGACGTGATCTGGCACCTGATCAAGGATGCCGAATTCCGCGACAACCCGCCCAATCCGCATTACGTCGAGGGCCGGCCGCCGAACGAAAGGATCATGACGCAATACTCCACCGACCAGCCGGAGGTGCATGACGTGATCGCCGAGATGCGACGCGTCACCGATGAATTCGAAGCCCGCGTGCTGATCGGCGAGATCTATCTGCCGCTGCACCGTCTCATGGCCTATTACGGCAACGACCTCACCGGCGCGCAGATGCCGTTCAATTTCGCGCTGCTCTTGACCTTCTGGAGCGCGCGCTCGATCGAGACAATCATCGAGGATTACGAGAAGGCGCTGCCGCGCGGCGCCTGGCCGAACTGGGTGCTCGGCAATCACGATCGCCCGCGCGTCGCAAGCCGCGTGGGTCCCGAGCAGGCCCGTGTCGCCGCCATGCTGCTGCTGACGCTGCGCGGCACGCCGACGCTCTATTACGGCGACGAGATCGGCATGCATCAAGTGGCGATTGCGCCGGAGGACGTGCGCGACCCCTTCGAAAAGAACGTGCCCGGCATCGGTGTCGGCCGCGACGGCTGCCGCACGCCGATGCAGTGGGATGCGACCGAATTCGCCGGCTTCTCGGCGGCGCGGCCGTGGCTGCCGCTGCCGGCGCACTATGTGCGCGACAATGTCGTCAATCTCGAAGCCGATGCGCGCTCGATCCTCAGCCTCTACAGACGCCTGATCACCCTGCGGAAGAGCAGTCGGCCGCTGGTCGCCGGCGATTATCATCCGATCGCGGCGCAAGGCGATCTCCTGATCTATCGCCGCGAGGCCGAGGGGCAGGCGGTGATCGTGGCGCTCAATCTCGGCCCCGATCCGGTCGCGGTGACCACCAGCGCGATCCGTTTCGGCAGCAGCATACTGCTGTCAACGTTTTTGGATCGCGAGGACGAGCGGATCGAAGGCGTGCTGGATCTGCGCGGCAATGAGGGCGTGGTGGTGGCCCCGCCGTGA
- a CDS encoding MBL fold metallo-hydrolase, whose translation MTEQNDTQDSSQSKAGAIIVPVTLFEQNCTIIWDEPSKKAVVIDPGGDVPKILDAIKQTGVTVEKIWLTHGHIDHVGGAADLRDALKVPIEGPHEADKFLLDNVVESGARFGMTGVRNFAPDRWLAEGDTVSIGSLQFDIFHCPGHSPGSVVFFNKELRFAHVGDVLFAGSVGRTDLPGGSHATLINSILTKLLPLGDDVGFICGHGAGSSIGQERMTNPFITGAM comes from the coding sequence ATGACCGAGCAAAATGACACCCAAGACTCTTCGCAATCCAAGGCCGGCGCGATCATCGTTCCCGTGACGCTGTTCGAGCAGAACTGCACCATCATCTGGGACGAGCCCTCCAAGAAGGCGGTGGTGATCGACCCCGGCGGGGACGTGCCCAAGATCCTGGACGCGATCAAGCAGACCGGCGTCACCGTGGAGAAGATCTGGCTGACCCACGGCCATATCGATCATGTCGGCGGCGCGGCCGATCTGCGCGATGCACTGAAGGTGCCGATCGAAGGCCCGCATGAAGCGGACAAGTTCCTGCTCGACAATGTGGTCGAGAGCGGCGCACGCTTCGGCATGACCGGCGTGCGCAATTTCGCGCCGGACCGTTGGCTCGCCGAAGGCGACACCGTGTCGATCGGCAGCTTGCAATTCGATATTTTCCACTGCCCCGGCCACTCGCCCGGCAGCGTGGTGTTCTTCAACAAGGAGCTGCGCTTCGCCCATGTCGGCGATGTCCTGTTCGCCGGCTCGGTCGGACGCACCGATTTGCCGGGCGGCAGTCACGCCACGCTGATCAACTCGATTCTGACCAAGCTATTGCCGCTCGGCGACGACGTCGGCTTCATCTGCGGTCACGGCGCCGGCTCAAGCATCGGCCAGGAGCGGATGACCAATCCGTTCATCACCGGCGCGATGTGA
- a CDS encoding winged helix-turn-helix transcriptional regulator has protein sequence MDKIDSMDFFDVAPILFAIAFRAKWMPVRVKKTRQNKNLTRGGDDMAKANPARICPVAAFQKMISGKYKLRIVWDLKDGPRRYGEIRSGLLRGTEGSAEIAPRVLSRELKALTQSGLIDRKDFGEVPPKVEYRLTRKGNSFVPVVAAIRDWGDRHLTETATLVDAAE, from the coding sequence ATGGACAAAATTGATAGTATGGACTTTTTCGACGTTGCTCCTATCCTCTTTGCCATAGCGTTTCGAGCGAAGTGGATGCCGGTTCGCGTGAAGAAAACGCGTCAAAACAAGAATCTAACGCGTGGAGGAGACGACATGGCGAAGGCGAACCCGGCGCGCATCTGTCCGGTCGCGGCCTTTCAGAAGATGATCAGCGGCAAGTACAAGCTGCGCATCGTCTGGGACCTCAAGGACGGCCCGCGCCGCTATGGCGAGATCCGCAGCGGTTTATTGCGCGGCACGGAAGGCAGCGCCGAGATCGCCCCGCGCGTGCTCAGCCGTGAATTGAAGGCCCTGACACAAAGCGGCCTGATCGACCGCAAGGATTTCGGCGAAGTGCCGCCGAAGGTCGAATATCGCTTGACCCGCAAGGGCAATAGCTTCGTGCCGGTCGTCGCGGCGATCCGCGACTGGGGCGATCGTCACCTCACTGAGACCGCCACGCTTGTGGACGCGGCGGAATAA
- a CDS encoding PHB depolymerase family esterase, with the protein MSLAKNVDLLRRLPRLDGLRFAELGRSADASSPLQEVTGFGDNPGALRMFAFVPAQLQKPRALVVVLHGCGQTAAGYDLGAGWSTLAKHYGFALLMPEQQRINNGNTCFNWFNPEDTARDSGEAHSIREMIAHMAEAHRIDPKRIFITGLSAGGGMTSVMLATYPEVFAAGAVIAGLPYGIASNLREALDGMFHSPVRPARELGDLVRNASDYRGPWPKVSVWHGSADRTVNPGNANEIVKQWLDLHDLPEAPMAETNVDGYPRQAWWGKDGETLVESYAITDMAHGTPLGLADNDQRYGVEGAFLIEAGISSSYHIAKFFGLTGWIADAAKAEAKPTSKSTSRPAAQPALTPAPHLARSIRAAVAEQPAEPTREEARSFDLGQIITRALTAAGLMK; encoded by the coding sequence GTGTCGTTAGCCAAAAATGTTGATCTGTTGAGACGTCTGCCGAGGCTGGACGGTCTGCGCTTTGCCGAGCTCGGCCGGAGCGCGGATGCGTCCAGTCCATTGCAAGAGGTCACCGGCTTCGGCGACAACCCGGGGGCCTTGCGCATGTTCGCGTTCGTGCCGGCGCAGTTGCAGAAGCCGCGCGCGCTGGTCGTCGTGCTGCATGGCTGCGGGCAGACGGCGGCGGGCTACGATCTCGGCGCGGGCTGGTCGACGCTCGCGAAGCACTATGGCTTCGCGCTGCTTATGCCCGAGCAGCAGCGGATCAACAACGGCAACACCTGCTTCAACTGGTTCAATCCGGAAGATACGGCGCGGGACAGCGGCGAGGCGCATTCGATCCGCGAGATGATCGCGCATATGGCGGAGGCGCATCGCATCGATCCCAAGCGCATCTTCATCACCGGCTTGTCCGCCGGCGGCGGCATGACGTCGGTGATGCTCGCGACCTATCCGGAAGTCTTCGCGGCGGGTGCGGTCATTGCCGGACTGCCCTATGGCATCGCCTCGAATTTGCGCGAGGCACTGGACGGCATGTTTCATTCCCCGGTGCGTCCCGCGCGCGAGCTCGGCGATCTTGTGCGCAATGCCTCGGATTATCGCGGCCCCTGGCCGAAGGTCTCGGTGTGGCACGGCAGCGCCGACCGCACCGTCAATCCCGGCAATGCCAACGAGATCGTCAAACAGTGGCTCGATCTGCACGATCTGCCGGAAGCGCCGATGGCGGAGACCAATGTCGACGGCTATCCGCGCCAGGCCTGGTGGGGCAAGGACGGCGAGACGCTGGTCGAGTCCTACGCCATCACCGACATGGCGCACGGCACGCCGCTTGGGCTGGCCGACAACGACCAGCGCTATGGCGTCGAAGGCGCATTCCTGATCGAGGCCGGCATTTCCTCGTCCTATCACATCGCAAAGTTCTTCGGCCTGACCGGCTGGATTGCAGACGCTGCAAAGGCGGAGGCCAAGCCTACAAGCAAGTCTACAAGCAGGCCTGCAGCGCAGCCGGCACTGACGCCCGCGCCGCATCTCGCCCGCTCGATCCGCGCAGCGGTCGCCGAACAGCCGGCCGAGCCGACGCGCGAGGAGGCTCGCAGCTTCGATCTCGGCCAGATCATCACGCGCGCACTGACCGCCGCAGGATTGATGAAGTAG